The following DNA comes from Methanobrevibacter oralis.
TCATTAAATTACTAAATAAAGATAATATAATCAATAATTTACAAAAAGAAAGAAAGCTTGTAGTGATACTAGATAATTACTCAGTTCATAAAGCTAATTTAGTGATTAAAGCATGTGAAATATTAAATATAAAATTAATTCATTTACCTCCCCATTCTCCCCACTTAAATCCAATAGAACAAGTATGGAAATCAATAAAAAAGTATATGGCAT
Coding sequences within:
- a CDS encoding transposase translates to MQKEIIIKLLNKDNIINNLQKERKLVVILDNYSVHKANLVIKACEILNIKLIHLPPHSPHLNPIEQVWKSIKKYMAYYLFDTIEFMEKLFEKEFYRIVNRDSYYKNWISKFIMIN